ccgattaatggctggaggatgggggcaggtcatgtgatcaaaccttcaggaatacatttaatcaaagttggctcggagagaatgttgtgaatttctatcctaaaccgacagtgaggtttctgtaaatttacaggatactggaagtggaagctgaacagacgggaaacgcaaaccaaacgtcacattgcaatctgacagtcactcgattcatcagaactTGAAttccagcagcatctgggtgtggaaggtaaaaggtttgtctgttctgtctgtgagggaagatttcaggtctcagtgtgactggaaaagccccgagattcacaaaccctggttggaccaaacctggagaactgtgttcagttctggacaacaaacctgaggaaggggagaatggcctcggagggagtgtagcacagatttacctgagtgatatctgaatacCCCGggattaaattacaaaactagattacacaaaggagtcagagacatgatggcacagagaagggcattcggtccattgagtccatgctagctctctggagcaatccagtcagtcccattctcctgctcgatccctgtatcctcgcaggtttatttccctcagatgtccatccaatttccttttgaaatcaaatcattcattgtgtctatttttgaactccctcataggcagcaagtatcaggtcattgccgctcgctgtgtaaaaacatacatctcatatcacctgtaccttttacatacgaactaggaacaggccactcggcccctcgagcctgctcagcattcaataagattgcgactgatctcattctaaccccaactccaccttcctgcctacccctgatgacctttcaccccttactcatcaagaatctatccagctctgccttaaaaatattcaaggactcggcttccactgccttttaaggacgtgagaTCCAAAGTCTTACAACTCTCAAGGGAAATCTTCAActgcatctgaaatgggtgaccccttattttgcaacagtgacccccttgttcgagattctcccacaagaggaaacacccttagtgttgggtggagttactgggttatggggatagggtggcggtgttgaccttgggtagggtgctctttccaagagccggtgcagactcgatgggccgaatggcctccttctgcgctgtaaattctatgataatctatgaatctatgataatcctctccacatccaccctgtgaagATCACTCAGgcttatatagttcaatccaggttttacccaaaacttcacatctgtgtcccgactgcttgtacgatcagtgaatggaaacagagtttctttgtccacctgatggaaatctggcgtaatcttgtgtccctgaatcaaatcttccctcaacctcctttgctggaaccattctggtaaatctcctcggcaccttctccaagaaccttcacatccttcctgaagagtggtgaccagagttttataaagattcatagaatagatttagaaccatagaattcctgcagagcagaaggagggcattcggcccatcgagtcggcactgattctctgaaaggtcaCCCTGTGCCTGTAACCTCATAGCCCCATCGCCCCAtctaactgcacatccctggacactaacgggcaatttatcaaggccaatacaCTAAAATTTCCCtttagactgttggaggaaacctgagccccgggtggaaacccacgcagacacggggagaaagtgcaaactccacacaccgaCGGtcaacaaggccggaattgaacctgggtccctggcactgtgaggcagcagtgctaatcactgtgccaccagaagcagtGTTTTgctatcaatattactgtttatgaagctcaagatcaaaTTTGCTTTGCCATCTATTCTCTTTAATCTGACTTGTAGATAtagaaaatccctcttcacctctttctcttgcCTCCCAAAGAGGCCCGTTAGGTATttgtgacaatccagcagttttcatggtcactttttcttagtgttggccccacaagtgaccagattcattcagctcaatttcacaatctGCCTTTGTGTttatgtgggttctctctcactccctattttctgttttcaatcagtttcacagggtgttcgaaggggaggcttcaaaatccggaaactcaaaccaagcatcacattagGATCtggcagagtcctcaatttatcatatcctgaatatcatcggaaTATCAttaaacatggaaggaaaaagcattgttcacactgcggggaaaccgtacacgtgttgtgtgtgtggacgaggattcagtcaatcatcaggcctcacaagccacaaatgctgtcacactgaggagaaaccgtggaaatgtgcggactgtgggaaaggattcacttccccatcccagctggaaactcatcgacgcagtcacactggggagagaccgttcacctgctccaaatgtgggaagggatttactatttcagccaacctgctgagtcaccagcgtgttcacactggggagagaccattcacctgctcagagtgtgggaagggattcaccacttcatcccacctggtgagtcaccagcgagttcacacggatgagagaccgtttcaatgtccagactgcgggaagagctataaaagttctggggaactgatgcgccatcaacgtgttcacactgacgagagaccgttcaggtgctctcaatgcgggactgggttcaggcgatcatctgacctcactgtccatcagcgaagtcacactggggagaggccattcgcctgctcgaagtgtgggaagggattcactcggtcattaaACCTGCAaatgcaccagcgaattcacactggggtaagaccgttcacctgttcagagtgtgggaagggattcactcggtcatccaacctgctgagtcaccagcgagttcacactgatgagagaccatttcaatgttcagactgcgggaagtgctataaaagttctggggatctgatgagccatcaacatgttcacactgatgagagaccgttcaggtgctctcactgcgggactgggttcaggcgatcatcttacctcgctgtacatcagcgaattcacactggggagaggccattcaactgcgcaccgtgtgggaagggattcactcagtcatctgacctgcagAAGCATCAGTGAGttgacactggagagaggccattcacccgcTCCATGTGGGAAAGGTTTCAcgaagtcatccaacctgctgacaggccaacgaggccacaagtaaccacagtgattggattttgctgttactcacattcaggaccGAACCAtggtcatttgggtctctttctgctgataacaaactccagcccatttacaggggctaatattctggctaaaagtcaaataaattagatttgtgttaaatacgcagAGTACTGATACAGATTATTTCCTTTTGAAGTTCTCTCGCTGTCCCCTGTCTCGTCCATCCTCAcctctgtcgtcttttaaaatttttcctacttcaagactgtgagaaaaaacaactttacaactctgtttcgaaataaataactttgtctttatttaacaaagtctgcatgcagatggctacaggttagagagagagagagagctgttaaggtaaacctgctcattctttctcaagctcgcaaagacatggagaaaacgttcaatatttatacacaagctgtatcattttacaaaaacagaccttgttcaaaaatgtcaatacagtcataacttctgatcaaacatgttgtcatggaaagaccctgactcggcttatttgcagtagtttgtttttagaggaaataagacgtggtcctattttgtttttcacctctgccctcatgatgccttgacgcagatggacctaggtcatgaggaagttgtgttattaggacattcctagatcgtggctttgttatcaggttttaacaaggtcaggcactataatccctcttctggccttgtgtgatacaattatgtggattcttagctttgtctagtttgtcagggtctgatcttggcactagctgacacagctgtcctacacttggttacataagttggctatttttcccatcatgctattgctgagtttgtacactttcacattccctcctgttgtcccatcaggacaaccactcaatttgttcaaatacggatattcaggagacgggt
This portion of the Scyliorhinus torazame isolate Kashiwa2021f chromosome 5, sScyTor2.1, whole genome shotgun sequence genome encodes:
- the LOC140418201 gene encoding uncharacterized protein, with protein sequence MEGKSIVHTAGKPYTCCVCGRGFSQSSGLTSHKCCHTEEKPWKCADCGKGFTSPSQLETHRRSHTGERPFTCSKCGKGFTISANLLSHQRVHTGERPFTCSECGKGFTTSSHLVSHQRVHTDERPFQCPDCGKSYKSSGELMRHQRVHTDERPFRCSQCGTGFRRSSDLTVHQRSHTGERPFACSKCGKGFTRSLNLQMHQRIHTGVRPFTCSECGKGFTRSSNLLSHQRVHTDERPFQCSDCGKCYKSSGDLMSHQHVHTDERPFRCSHCGTGFRRSSYLAVHQRIHTGERPFNCAPCGKGFTQSSDLQKHQ